A single window of Paenibacillus sp. FSL H8-0537 DNA harbors:
- a CDS encoding sensor histidine kinase — MKWSFYKLSLKNRIQILYVLLAFLCISATGGLAYNFAAKVIEENALKLKQTMLNKTVQALDESMRHIIVSSYSLMMSETYSRVMDDVRYGNSTRFYQNLSLMQTPFAQLKQVEPAVESVLLSTPIGEFYSTKDTIAENVVFTELYKKEIKDYSWNVRWESGHEDKLLQGGKQVVTLMVRPLRNSVNNDNLPGVYLIVNIREEYFRNVIEQSLIDDQIRLFLLTGDGYSVLPSASPPLEDFRSASFLNRFAEEGEGAFSYTNNQDEQLVNYSRLGINGDWILASVQAKGDLLGPMRQIRWLILSIMLVCMVIALMFSNFLARRLLQPLHKLYRLIQRVENNDLEARFESKYEDEVAVIGYRFNRMLIQIENLIEENKYTEQEKLKFEIKALQAQINPHFLYNTLNTILWKSQGGRSEQVGEMIVSLSLLFRLGLNNGQEMITLRQELEHVEQYMLLQQQCYEGLFTYILEVPDESVLDMPLPKILLQPLVENSILHGFKDFDTVGVITIRARQTEGQLELQVTDNGRGLDAELLNLQVLRQFQGHTSYALYNIYSRLQLNYGAQASMYFKSVPYEGTSVVITIPREG, encoded by the coding sequence ATGAAATGGAGCTTTTACAAGCTTTCGCTCAAAAATCGAATTCAGATTTTATATGTTTTGTTAGCCTTTCTCTGCATTAGCGCTACTGGCGGATTAGCTTATAATTTTGCCGCCAAGGTTATTGAGGAGAATGCGCTGAAGCTGAAGCAGACGATGTTGAACAAGACGGTTCAGGCACTCGATGAGAGCATGAGGCATATAATTGTTTCATCGTATTCCCTGATGATGAGCGAGACGTACAGCCGAGTGATGGACGATGTGCGTTATGGCAACAGCACACGTTTCTACCAAAACCTCTCGCTCATGCAAACACCGTTTGCACAGCTTAAGCAGGTGGAGCCAGCAGTCGAATCAGTGCTGCTCTCCACGCCAATCGGCGAATTTTATTCAACCAAGGATACAATAGCGGAAAATGTGGTATTCACGGAGCTTTATAAGAAAGAGATTAAGGATTATTCTTGGAATGTACGCTGGGAATCTGGACATGAGGACAAGCTATTACAGGGGGGAAAGCAGGTGGTAACGCTCATGGTGCGTCCTCTGCGCAACTCTGTGAACAATGATAATCTGCCCGGCGTGTATCTCATTGTCAATATTAGAGAAGAATATTTCCGTAATGTTATTGAGCAGAGTCTGATTGACGATCAGATTAGGCTTTTTTTGCTAACGGGAGACGGTTACAGCGTACTGCCTTCGGCAAGTCCGCCGCTCGAAGATTTCCGCAGTGCTTCTTTTCTTAATCGGTTTGCCGAAGAGGGGGAAGGGGCATTTTCCTATACGAATAATCAGGACGAGCAGCTTGTCAATTACTCCAGGCTTGGTATTAACGGCGATTGGATACTAGCCAGCGTTCAGGCAAAGGGAGATTTGCTCGGACCTATGCGACAGATCCGCTGGCTGATTTTGAGTATTATGCTGGTCTGTATGGTAATTGCATTGATGTTCTCTAATTTCTTGGCCCGTCGTCTGTTGCAACCGCTCCACAAGCTGTATCGTCTGATTCAACGAGTGGAAAATAATGATTTGGAGGCTCGCTTCGAGAGCAAATATGAGGACGAGGTAGCGGTAATCGGCTATCGCTTTAACCGGATGCTCATTCAGATCGAGAATTTAATTGAAGAGAATAAGTATACGGAGCAGGAAAAGCTGAAATTCGAGATTAAGGCGCTTCAGGCCCAGATTAATCCCCATTTTCTGTACAATACGCTGAATACGATACTTTGGAAAAGCCAGGGAGGCCGCAGCGAGCAGGTGGGGGAGATGATTGTTTCCTTGTCATTGCTATTTAGACTGGGGCTGAATAACGGTCAGGAGATGATCACACTTCGTCAGGAACTGGAGCATGTAGAGCAGTATATGCTGCTGCAGCAGCAGTGCTATGAGGGATTGTTTACGTATATCTTGGAGGTTCCAGATGAATCAGTACTGGATATGCCTCTGCCCAAAATTTTACTGCAGCCGCTTGTGGAAAATTCCATTTTACACGGCTTCAAGGATTTCGACACAGTGGGTGTGATAACCATTCGCGCGCGGCAAACAGAGGGACAACTTGAGCTGCAGGTGACCGATAACGGACGGGGGTTGGACGCGGAGCTGCTGAATTTACAGGTGCTGAGACAGTTCCAGGGTCATACAAGCTATGCACTATACAATATCTACAGTCGCCTGCAGCTGAATTATGGCGCACAGGCGTCCATGTATTTTAAGAGTGTTCCTTATGAAGGGACTTCGGTTGTCATTACCATTCCACGGGAGGGATAG
- a CDS encoding helix-turn-helix domain-containing protein: MSMLTMCVMDDIKMVVSGIAYQIPWEEHGIKIVGTAEDGQKGLEIIRELRPDIVLTDICMPKLGGCEMIRAVVEERLPTKVIFMSGFNDFAYAQEAVRLGASDYLLKPFTPAQVVKSVLKVREAIEQEQDRSDKMRLLEQEVHRNRLHQREEYLRSLLYQPQTARGELEWQEWELDQRLPSYQVLLLDSGQPAQPEHSVAMGEAMLVLLRQMLEGQGQGILLQESGQRLVVLLQSKDPAEADKTWSETKARLEESLMDPVSVGISLVHEGPEGISIAYKEAAKALNHRFYSVTPGSYSYSYVKLQEYTMTPRYAPEKEKGLLYALRSGSKVKTEHMLDELFLDWVLQNRYPDPEMMVQQFKSLSVTVYRTMLEIMSGDLTPELVERMSHIQALPLLNFAEWMREMVQFCALCCDCLQSRQHTEHSKVINQVKLYIQEHLDANLTVNSCAKAVHLSPSYLANLFKRETSLTLASYIANVRIEKAKEWLMEGMQVQQISLQLGYEDRPYFSEMFKKHCGMTPSTYRQHYFEQQDLKKR, translated from the coding sequence ATGAGTATGCTGACGATGTGCGTAATGGATGATATAAAGATGGTCGTAAGCGGTATAGCCTATCAGATTCCTTGGGAGGAGCATGGCATCAAAATTGTCGGAACGGCTGAAGACGGCCAGAAGGGGCTGGAAATCATCCGTGAGCTGCGGCCCGATATCGTACTGACGGATATTTGCATGCCGAAATTGGGTGGTTGTGAGATGATTCGCGCCGTTGTGGAGGAGCGTCTGCCGACCAAGGTGATTTTCATGAGTGGATTTAATGATTTTGCCTACGCTCAAGAGGCTGTGCGGCTTGGCGCTTCTGATTATTTGCTGAAGCCGTTCACCCCTGCTCAGGTGGTGAAGAGTGTGCTGAAGGTCCGTGAGGCAATTGAACAAGAGCAGGATAGATCGGACAAAATGCGACTGCTGGAGCAGGAGGTGCACAGAAACAGGCTGCACCAGCGTGAGGAGTATCTACGCAGTCTGCTCTATCAGCCCCAGACAGCCAGAGGGGAGCTGGAGTGGCAGGAATGGGAGCTGGATCAGCGTCTGCCCTCTTATCAGGTACTGCTGCTGGATAGTGGGCAGCCTGCACAGCCGGAGCATTCCGTGGCTATGGGGGAGGCTATGCTTGTGCTGCTTCGGCAGATGCTGGAGGGGCAGGGGCAGGGGATTTTGCTCCAGGAGAGCGGTCAGCGGCTAGTCGTACTCTTGCAGAGCAAGGATCCTGCTGAAGCGGATAAAACGTGGTCGGAGACTAAGGCTCGGCTTGAGGAGAGCCTCATGGATCCAGTGTCGGTGGGAATCAGCTTGGTCCATGAAGGGCCAGAAGGAATTTCCATTGCGTATAAGGAGGCCGCGAAGGCGTTGAATCATCGTTTCTATAGTGTAACTCCGGGCAGTTATAGCTATAGCTATGTTAAGTTGCAGGAATATACAATGACGCCTCGCTACGCACCGGAGAAAGAGAAGGGTCTGCTATATGCTTTGCGAAGCGGCAGCAAGGTGAAGACAGAGCATATGCTCGATGAGCTGTTCCTTGACTGGGTATTGCAGAATCGTTATCCAGACCCTGAAATGATGGTTCAGCAGTTTAAATCGCTCAGTGTGACTGTCTACCGCACGATGCTGGAGATAATGAGCGGGGATCTGACCCCTGAACTGGTGGAGCGAATGTCTCATATTCAGGCGCTGCCACTACTAAACTTCGCGGAATGGATGCGCGAGATGGTTCAATTCTGCGCCTTATGCTGCGACTGTTTGCAGAGCAGGCAGCATACGGAGCACTCCAAAGTAATCAATCAGGTGAAGCTATATATACAAGAGCATCTGGATGCCAATCTGACCGTGAACAGCTGCGCCAAAGCGGTGCATTTGAGTCCAAGCTATTTGGCGAATTTGTTCAAGCGCGAGACCTCTCTGACCCTTGCGAGCTACATTGCCAATGTGCGGATTGAGAAGGCAAAGGAGTGGCTGATGGAGGGGATGCAGGTACAGCAAATTTCCTTACAGCTTGGCTACGAGGATCGCCCGTACTTCAGCGAGATGTTTAAAAAGCATTGCGGAATGACGCCTTCCACCTATCGGCAGCATTATTTTGAACAGCAAGATCTGAAGAAAAGATGA
- a CDS encoding extracellular solute-binding protein, which yields MQKKWLLVLVSSLLIMALAACSSNTGNTTTGDSGKSGNSSSPSSSSGSSGTKTKIVYWTPDRHDAEFMKGKVDQFNKTNTDNIEVEMSVMGDNYPQAVDIAFASQQAPDVLQIDDFETYVKKGYLAPINDYMSDEMKKTFESVIIEHKNEIDGKIYTLPNTGQTWRLIYNVDLFKRAGIANPPTTLDELVEDAKLITDLGKAEGIYGFASPLKGSSGFGRPGNTVAPASTTTGVDGYNYVTGEFDFGMYKDIALAMRKMVESGSMMPGVESLDIDPLRAQFAQGKIGMYFNHSGEPGVYKGQFPTTINWAAAQPPTQSGQISGASQVIGGSYIGINANSANKDAAWKFMNYIYSVDLQTEYFEQGYGVSLIPTVLANAKKPEIPGIAGFLPKKYDAIYPANPMSATESQVEGSKWAESFVKFVMVGGDVGQTITDLNTRYNTALKQARDSGLTTIEADPSFNSLNLQGKLSNE from the coding sequence ATGCAGAAGAAGTGGTTGCTAGTACTAGTAAGTTCACTGCTTATTATGGCCTTGGCCGCCTGCTCGTCCAACACGGGAAACACAACAACCGGGGACAGCGGCAAATCAGGAAATTCTTCAAGCCCATCAAGCTCTTCAGGTTCCTCAGGCACAAAGACAAAGATTGTCTACTGGACTCCCGATCGCCATGATGCTGAGTTTATGAAAGGTAAGGTTGATCAATTCAACAAGACCAACACGGACAACATTGAAGTTGAGATGAGCGTTATGGGCGACAATTATCCGCAAGCTGTGGATATTGCTTTCGCCAGCCAGCAAGCGCCGGATGTGCTGCAAATTGATGATTTCGAAACTTATGTTAAAAAAGGCTACCTTGCTCCGATTAACGATTACATGAGCGATGAAATGAAGAAGACGTTCGAGAGCGTTATTATCGAACACAAAAACGAGATTGATGGAAAAATTTACACGCTGCCAAATACCGGACAGACTTGGCGTTTGATTTACAATGTCGATCTGTTCAAGCGTGCAGGTATTGCTAACCCTCCAACAACGCTGGACGAGCTAGTAGAGGATGCCAAACTCATTACGGATTTGGGCAAGGCGGAGGGCATCTACGGCTTCGCAAGCCCGCTCAAGGGTTCAAGCGGCTTTGGACGTCCAGGAAATACAGTTGCGCCAGCCAGCACGACGACTGGCGTTGACGGTTACAATTACGTTACTGGCGAGTTTGACTTCGGGATGTATAAGGATATCGCTTTAGCTATGCGCAAGATGGTGGAAAGCGGCAGTATGATGCCGGGTGTAGAGAGCCTCGACATTGACCCGCTTCGTGCCCAGTTCGCACAGGGTAAGATTGGAATGTATTTCAATCACTCTGGTGAGCCTGGCGTTTACAAGGGGCAGTTCCCGACAACAATCAACTGGGCGGCGGCGCAGCCCCCGACTCAAAGCGGACAAATTTCGGGTGCTTCGCAGGTTATCGGCGGATCATACATTGGCATTAACGCCAATTCCGCAAACAAGGATGCAGCCTGGAAATTCATGAATTACATCTACAGCGTAGATCTGCAGACTGAATATTTTGAGCAAGGTTATGGCGTATCGTTGATTCCGACAGTACTCGCTAATGCCAAGAAGCCGGAAATTCCAGGGATTGCAGGGTTTCTGCCGAAAAAATATGATGCGATTTACCCGGCTAACCCGATGTCAGCAACGGAGAGTCAGGTTGAGGGGTCAAAGTGGGCAGAATCATTCGTGAAGTTTGTAATGGTTGGTGGAGATGTAGGACAGACAATAACTGATCTGAACACTCGCTACAATACCGCGCTCAAGCAAGCCAGAGATTCCGGACTGACAACAATTGAAGCAGACCCAAGCTTTAATTCGTTGAACTTGCAGGGCAAGCTGTCAAACGAGTAG
- a CDS encoding alginate lyase family protein: MSTYYYLTRAELEQAAQRYGEYYPDHAAASILIADHACRNELMIPYTNDLTTWIQMGERVDWLYNPSRDPEFTWGVNRHWHMLDLGKAYLMTKDEKYVQAFKEHFRSWREQNPPPSPRPPYEAAVYFQLPGPWRLLETGLRVQSWISAYAYMQSSRLLDEDFFTGLQEALEQHADYLSTYLGDTNINHAIMHMQGLFMIGVFLAEHPKAPYWRQLAMERLQLCQYHQIGPEGIQTELTTHYHDGSIEMFGTPYLLGRLAGHPFPEAYGQQLHRMTSFTLAMIRPDNRSTAIGDSEWVSNGRARVAILGGILDDEELTMLGEVSPDFLWMLGAEAFQRLVERQEHGYSPVTGKDFPQTGYYIMKNVDQHLFFDAAPMGGAHGHADALNLEWYWRRQLIFADPGRYTYEEGEWRHYFKSTAAHNTVLIDGMDQTPYVSTQAWGEPLAECTTHRRESTAAYEFVDASHNGYLRLSNPLLHRRWLLMGKEVPLLLLVDWLDGEGGHQAEQRFHLHPDAAAVLIEAEPFPGVQIDYSLSSIGVQMYWTADAAATATELKPEIVIGQGWVSEIYGSKEETSIIAAKLITSGSAGLSTVVLPHDLDGAAEEPWLVKEFTIEQTEQQLSLLLQRAKQRLWIRIESGSVFWELE; this comes from the coding sequence ATGAGCACCTATTATTACCTTACTAGAGCGGAGCTGGAGCAAGCCGCCCAGCGATATGGCGAGTATTACCCGGACCATGCCGCCGCCTCGATCCTGATTGCTGATCATGCCTGCCGGAACGAACTCATGATTCCATATACAAATGATCTCACCACCTGGATACAGATGGGCGAGCGGGTTGATTGGCTCTACAATCCCTCGCGTGATCCCGAGTTCACTTGGGGAGTAAACCGTCATTGGCATATGCTGGATCTTGGCAAAGCCTATTTAATGACCAAGGATGAAAAATATGTACAAGCCTTTAAGGAGCATTTCCGCAGCTGGCGGGAGCAAAATCCGCCGCCGTCCCCGCGGCCGCCTTATGAGGCTGCTGTTTACTTCCAGCTGCCAGGGCCGTGGCGGCTGTTGGAAACTGGGCTGCGTGTCCAGTCCTGGATATCGGCTTATGCCTACATGCAGAGCAGTCGCCTGCTGGATGAGGACTTTTTCACCGGGCTGCAAGAGGCTCTGGAGCAGCATGCAGATTACCTCAGCACCTACTTAGGGGATACGAACATCAACCATGCGATTATGCATATGCAAGGGCTGTTCATGATCGGCGTGTTTCTTGCTGAACATCCAAAGGCTCCTTATTGGCGCCAACTAGCGATGGAGCGGCTGCAACTATGCCAGTATCATCAAATTGGGCCAGAGGGCATCCAGACTGAACTGACCACCCACTATCATGATGGCAGCATTGAGATGTTTGGCACGCCATATTTGTTGGGGCGTCTAGCAGGGCATCCATTTCCAGAAGCATATGGACAGCAGCTCCACAGGATGACCTCCTTCACACTGGCGATGATTAGGCCCGATAACCGCTCTACGGCTATCGGCGACTCGGAATGGGTCAGCAATGGACGTGCCAGAGTCGCCATTCTGGGCGGAATACTGGACGACGAGGAGTTAACCATGCTTGGAGAGGTCAGCCCGGATTTTCTGTGGATGCTTGGAGCTGAAGCATTCCAGCGATTGGTCGAGCGGCAGGAGCACGGATATTCACCTGTGACGGGGAAAGACTTCCCGCAGACAGGATATTACATTATGAAAAATGTCGACCAGCACCTGTTCTTCGATGCCGCGCCGATGGGAGGAGCCCACGGCCATGCCGATGCACTTAATCTGGAGTGGTACTGGCGGCGGCAGCTAATCTTTGCTGATCCCGGCCGCTATACTTACGAGGAGGGGGAGTGGCGGCATTATTTCAAAAGCACCGCTGCTCACAATACGGTGCTCATTGATGGTATGGACCAGACACCCTATGTTTCAACTCAAGCCTGGGGCGAGCCTTTGGCTGAATGCACGACTCACCGCCGCGAAAGCACAGCTGCTTATGAGTTCGTCGACGCCTCGCATAACGGGTATTTGCGGCTGAGTAATCCGCTGCTGCACCGACGTTGGCTGTTAATGGGCAAAGAGGTACCGCTGCTGCTGCTGGTTGATTGGCTGGACGGTGAAGGCGGACATCAGGCGGAGCAGCGCTTTCACCTTCATCCGGATGCTGCTGCGGTATTAATTGAAGCAGAACCGTTTCCGGGGGTTCAAATCGACTATTCACTATCAAGCATCGGCGTGCAGATGTATTGGACCGCTGATGCTGCCGCTACAGCGACTGAGCTTAAACCGGAAATCGTTATCGGGCAGGGCTGGGTATCGGAGATTTACGGGTCCAAAGAGGAGACGTCCATAATTGCAGCCAAGCTTATAACGAGCGGTTCCGCTGGACTTAGTACGGTTGTGCTGCCCCATGATCTAGACGGGGCAGCAGAGGAGCCTTGGCTGGTGAAGGAATTTACAATAGAGCAGACGGAACAGCAGCTGAGTCTACTGCTACAGCGGGCAAAGCAGCGGCTGTGGATTCGGATCGAAAGCGGCAGCGTGTTTTGGGAGCTGGAATAA
- a CDS encoding leucine-rich repeat domain-containing protein — MNITEDFRDERFKTYILENYCENREWIQTSDVEQIVSLQLASQKYSSLKGIEHFTSLEELDCSYNNLMELDISRNINLKKLNCNKNEIHALNLTNNRKLEALDCGFNRIQKLDVSHNAMLVKLDCYWNILTELQVDHNANLEQFNCGYNALFNLNLDQNKQLSRLDCGNNYLIALNVKECPSLLEIRCNNNHLTELDVTRNSALQSLRCFNNHIKGLDISHNVFLEELYCSENKIPKLDTSHNPKLARVDYSSNLIVEPNHTIKGVGTFVYDVALSSYSTTLQYREKELAATVAVATKADMKRLSPIIKKMWEHFDELCESALALIASLHPDEDVNELVLAELEFAEDRTFRLGYDAGDSPAGQLYIYAAFNHKLEMDSELIYEAY; from the coding sequence ATGAATATTACAGAAGATTTTAGAGATGAACGATTCAAAACATATATTTTAGAAAATTATTGTGAAAATCGCGAATGGATTCAGACGAGCGATGTGGAGCAAATCGTATCGTTGCAGCTAGCAAGCCAAAAATATTCAAGTTTGAAAGGCATTGAACATTTTACGTCGCTTGAAGAGCTGGATTGCTCCTACAATAACCTGATGGAGCTAGATATTAGCCGCAATATAAACCTAAAAAAGCTTAACTGCAACAAAAACGAGATTCATGCCCTGAATTTGACGAACAATAGGAAGCTTGAAGCATTGGATTGCGGGTTCAACCGAATTCAGAAGCTGGATGTCAGCCACAACGCCATGCTCGTCAAGCTGGACTGCTATTGGAACATCCTTACGGAATTGCAAGTGGATCACAACGCGAATTTAGAGCAATTCAACTGCGGCTACAATGCCCTTTTTAATTTAAATTTGGATCAAAATAAACAGCTTTCCCGTCTTGATTGCGGAAACAATTATTTAATAGCCTTGAACGTAAAGGAATGTCCGAGCCTGCTTGAAATTCGCTGCAACAACAATCATCTTACGGAATTGGACGTAACGCGCAATTCAGCCCTGCAAAGCTTAAGATGCTTCAATAATCATATTAAAGGCCTGGACATTAGCCATAATGTGTTTTTAGAAGAGCTTTATTGCTCAGAAAATAAAATTCCGAAGCTGGACACGAGCCATAATCCAAAGCTTGCGCGGGTAGATTATTCGAGCAATCTCATTGTCGAGCCTAATCATACGATCAAAGGGGTCGGAACCTTTGTATACGATGTCGCTCTTTCATCCTATTCCACCACGCTTCAATATAGGGAGAAAGAGCTTGCCGCAACTGTGGCTGTCGCCACCAAAGCGGACATGAAACGGCTGTCGCCTATTATAAAAAAAATGTGGGAGCACTTTGACGAGCTATGCGAAAGCGCGCTGGCTCTGATTGCCAGCCTGCATCCTGATGAGGATGTAAATGAGCTCGTTTTGGCTGAGCTGGAGTTTGCCGAAGACCGCACTTTTCGATTAGGCTACGATGCTGGCGACAGTCCAGCGGGGCAACTTTACATTTACGCAGCTTTTAATCATAAGCTTGAAATGGACAGCGAGCTTATCTATGAGGCTTATTAA
- a CDS encoding glycosyltransferase family 39 protein, whose amino-acid sequence MVKGIQKILYIMLACLIGLFIASSFFVRAEYHFYEYGDTPHLGKQQLVLFILIIGTVLALSIFLYKLCLKLNKYSWKIVIPATLLFSCALQIAIIFLFPRLPTDDSETVLSLAMNMLYQKDYSTFNTGGYLYMFPFNFSIVLYLKTLLQLFPDNYLVIKIFNILFTLVTTVMIYLLNRELNSKSKEHDYGVLVFGATYIPALFMSNFIYNDVIATAFLTSALYFSVRFIRTRSIKTMILAAILLAIGNYFRSIGVIFLIAVLLSIIFNIRKIGVKKAVASLILMAALFNVPAWSQNAVLQATNVVDESVNDNSAPVYMWLNMGINLNTFGFWDSRQSYNIYQRDAGYNKADSVELFKESISNKLSEASAGDLAKMYFKKLIWTWTEGTYQMERYGMGNDGSSDTGGSRGFKLERYSYTTWATDLFKADSNYRSGVLWVLYVMSFLMYCGIFIRLLSGIRAKRYEETSLILVILGFIAFYLLWEIKSRYIYPVYPLLIVLSYMGFKDFYECVWKKYFLR is encoded by the coding sequence ATGGTTAAGGGCATTCAAAAAATATTGTATATCATGCTTGCATGCCTTATAGGGCTTTTTATCGCGTCGTCATTTTTTGTGAGGGCGGAATATCATTTTTACGAATACGGCGACACCCCACACTTGGGAAAGCAGCAGCTTGTTTTATTTATTTTAATCATAGGGACAGTCCTCGCGTTAAGCATCTTTCTATATAAACTTTGCTTAAAGCTGAACAAATACAGCTGGAAAATCGTTATCCCGGCCACGCTGCTGTTCTCGTGTGCACTCCAAATCGCGATTATTTTCCTGTTTCCCCGCCTGCCGACGGATGATTCCGAAACGGTGCTTTCTCTGGCGATGAATATGCTGTATCAAAAGGATTATTCCACCTTTAACACGGGCGGATATCTTTATATGTTTCCGTTTAACTTTTCCATCGTTCTATACTTAAAAACGCTGCTGCAGCTATTTCCTGATAATTATTTGGTCATCAAAATCTTCAATATTTTATTTACGCTCGTTACTACAGTAATGATTTATTTGCTCAATAGAGAGCTGAATAGCAAGTCTAAGGAACATGACTATGGCGTTCTAGTGTTTGGAGCAACCTATATTCCTGCGCTGTTTATGAGCAATTTTATTTATAACGATGTGATTGCTACCGCTTTTCTGACCAGTGCTTTATATTTCTCTGTGAGGTTTATCCGAACAAGATCGATTAAGACGATGATCCTCGCTGCGATTTTGCTGGCCATCGGCAACTATTTCAGAAGCATCGGCGTCATTTTTCTGATTGCTGTGCTGCTCAGCATTATTTTCAACATAAGGAAAATTGGAGTGAAAAAGGCCGTGGCCTCGTTAATCCTAATGGCGGCGTTGTTTAATGTTCCGGCCTGGTCGCAGAACGCGGTTCTGCAGGCCACGAATGTTGTAGATGAATCGGTCAATGATAATTCTGCGCCTGTCTACATGTGGCTGAATATGGGCATCAACCTGAATACGTTTGGGTTTTGGGACAGCAGGCAAAGCTACAATATTTATCAAAGAGATGCGGGCTATAATAAGGCGGACAGTGTAGAGCTGTTTAAGGAGTCGATCAGCAATAAGCTATCTGAGGCGAGTGCAGGCGATTTAGCGAAAATGTATTTTAAAAAGCTCATCTGGACGTGGACGGAAGGAACGTATCAGATGGAGAGGTACGGCATGGGTAACGATGGCTCCTCCGATACAGGGGGGAGTAGGGGCTTTAAACTGGAGCGGTACAGCTATACGACGTGGGCTACAGACTTATTCAAGGCCGATTCGAATTATAGAAGTGGGGTGCTCTGGGTGCTGTATGTGATGAGCTTCCTGATGTATTGCGGGATTTTCATTCGCTTGCTTAGTGGCATTAGAGCCAAACGATACGAAGAAACCTCTTTAATTTTGGTCATTTTAGGTTTTATCGCCTTTTATCTGCTATGGGAAATCAAGTCCCGCTATATCTACCCGGTGTATCCATTGCTGATTGTGTTATCCTACATGGGCTTTAAGGATTTTTATGAGTGTGTATGGAAAAAATATTTCCTCCGCTAA
- a CDS encoding response regulator, protein MWNVLLVDDEPGVIEGLKMMIDWESYGFQVCGEALNGPDALRLIKELRPELVFTDIRMPVINGLELIEKTNRMLPHPPKFIILSGYDDFQYALAATRQRVAEYLLKPIDDEEIEALLVKLNQHLQEKEADEKNRLKQHYFAFNHMVNRLIQGEYNTDLEQQVRLSLQLQEKSGELRCILIDTLPFSLDLRYQVGGVFSQDIACSFQDSMGRTGLLIESSSNADGKLQEKVLLLQTNLVITLGQPVIIAISDRGEGIRAIRELYLQALQVWKQKRTQGKSGVFYFHEVEKRNQQHVVSKLKFRQLPEIVAEGSFAAIESCVEEAFDSIAAGDLPDIEVARAYAADLELTICRLLAEKNGNPDTFMMGMEREHGSLGSKEDYPALKGYVRCLCLETANVLHALNQQNENNTIFHMIQYVDREYRNKLQLHDLAKHFHMNSAYLGQLFKKHTGKSFNVYLNEKRIEEAMRLLKRTQMKISDVAQQVGYPKVDYFINKFKMHTGVLPSVFKTDFENRKR, encoded by the coding sequence ATGTGGAACGTGCTTTTGGTTGATGATGAACCAGGGGTCATAGAAGGGCTGAAAATGATGATTGATTGGGAAAGCTATGGCTTTCAAGTCTGCGGAGAAGCATTAAACGGTCCGGATGCGTTGAGGCTTATTAAGGAGCTGCGTCCCGAGTTGGTCTTCACGGATATCCGGATGCCGGTGATCAACGGTTTGGAGTTGATTGAGAAGACGAATCGGATGCTTCCCCATCCTCCTAAATTTATTATTTTAAGCGGCTATGATGATTTTCAATATGCGCTCGCGGCAACACGTCAACGGGTAGCGGAGTATTTGCTTAAACCAATTGACGATGAGGAGATCGAGGCATTATTGGTCAAGCTTAACCAACATTTACAGGAGAAGGAAGCAGATGAGAAAAATCGCTTGAAACAGCATTATTTTGCCTTCAATCATATGGTTAACCGTCTCATTCAAGGTGAATATAATACGGATTTAGAGCAGCAAGTCCGTCTTTCGCTACAGCTTCAAGAAAAGTCCGGGGAGTTAAGGTGTATCTTGATTGACACGCTCCCGTTCTCTCTCGATTTGAGGTATCAGGTGGGAGGCGTTTTTTCACAGGACATCGCATGTTCCTTCCAAGACAGCATGGGAAGAACGGGGCTGCTCATTGAATCTTCTTCGAATGCGGACGGAAAGCTTCAGGAAAAGGTCCTTCTGCTTCAAACGAATTTGGTGATTACGCTGGGGCAACCTGTCATTATAGCTATCAGTGATAGAGGGGAAGGGATTCGGGCAATACGAGAGTTATATTTGCAAGCGCTGCAAGTTTGGAAGCAGAAGCGAACCCAAGGCAAAAGCGGAGTGTTTTATTTTCACGAGGTTGAGAAGAGAAACCAGCAGCATGTCGTGTCCAAGCTCAAATTCAGACAGCTGCCGGAGATTGTGGCCGAGGGAAGCTTCGCAGCCATCGAAAGCTGCGTAGAAGAGGCATTCGATTCGATTGCTGCTGGCGATCTGCCGGATATCGAAGTGGCTAGGGCCTATGCAGCCGATCTGGAATTGACGATATGCAGGCTTCTGGCCGAAAAAAATGGAAACCCGGATACGTTTATGATGGGGATGGAAAGAGAGCATGGCAGCCTGGGTAGCAAGGAGGATTATCCCGCTCTGAAGGGCTATGTTCGCTGCCTATGCTTGGAGACTGCTAACGTTCTGCATGCGTTAAACCAGCAAAATGAGAATAACACGATATTTCATATGATCCAGTATGTGGACCGTGAGTATCGAAACAAGCTGCAACTGCATGATTTGGCAAAGCATTTTCATATGAATTCAGCGTACTTAGGGCAATTGTTCAAGAAGCATACGGGGAAATCGTTCAACGTGTATTTGAATGAGAAGCGGATTGAGGAAGCTATGCGGCTGTTAAAGCGAACCCAGATGAAAATATCCGATGTGGCGCAGCAGGTCGGATACCCGAAGGTAGATTATTTTATCAATAAATTTAAAATGCACACTGGGGTTTTGCCTTCGGTATTTAAAACGGATTTCGAAAACAGGAAGCGATAG